The Candidatus Woesearchaeota archaeon region ATTCATCACCTAGCATCACATTATATGGCGCCCTAAAACCAACAACAGTAGTATTGAAATATTCATTCAAAAATTCTCTGGACAAATTCATCTCCCTTAATGCAGTTGATTCATCAACCAAATTAACATGAGTATGATATCGAGTATGCGAACCAACTTCAATTAAATTTTTATCAACTAACTTTCTAGATTTTTTATCAAGTTCAGGACTAAGTTCTGCATACGCAAGCAAATCTTTCTTAACATAATAATTAGTTATAGGAATCCCATATCGGCCAGGATATTCAAGAATTCGTTCATATCCAACAAGTCCAGAAACGTGAGGATAAGCATAATTAGTAAACAAAACAGACTCATTTAACGGAGTCATCCAACCAACAAACTCAGGTTTATTACACACCAGTTCAGAATCTAAAAGACCTTGCGAATAATTCCCCGATTTACAAGGAGATATTGCAATACCACTCGAATCAAAAACATATCGCCCAGATTCAATATCAAAAGTAAATGCAACATCAATTCCACGCACTTCAGTATTAAGTTCTGAAAGTTTATAATTAATTGCGCCTTTTTCACCAAGAAGAGTTCTTGCCAATTCTTTATGAAGATGATTTTTCCCAATATTTTTGGGCACAGCACCAATCAATGATTTTTCATAACATTTAGTGACATTATTTACAGACTCAATTGTCCAGTAATTTTGATTTTTAGGCAGAAAATAAAAATCAGTATCAATTCCATTTTCTTGGTAAGCTTGTTTTTCACAAAATAAAAATAACATTTTCCCAAGAGAGATAACTGTATCAGTCCCATAAATATAAAATTGTTTTGGAAATCCCAAATCAGCATCATCAAGCAATTTTTTTTGAGATAATAAAATAAAATCTGCCAAAAAATTCATAGTATTCTCAGCTTCACGTTCAGAAATCAACATAAATTTATCATTAGGCTGCAACACAATTTTTTTTGATTCATTGCCATTTTGAACAAGCTCATCCCCTTTCATCAAGATTTGTGTTTCAAAGAAATTATTATAAACATATAATATGTAATCTCCATATATTAAAGAACCATTTGATAATTGTTCCTCATCAACATAATCGCCTAAAATGTTTTTTCCAATAATTTTTATCTTTGGCCCCATTTCAAGCGCAGTTGTAGGATCAAAAAAACTAAATTCAGTAAAACTAATAATTCTATAAGTCAACATTTTTGTTGCATTAATATCCTGATTTATTTTGAACCCTATTTTATTTACTACCTGAAATTTCTCAACTTCATACCCTGTAGAATTTAACACCACAGTATAATTTCCCTTCCAAAGTCTCAACTCAAGAACATGTCTTTCTCCTTCAAACAACACTTCACCTTTAGAATCTAACACAGTAATTTCACTAATAATTGGAGTTTCTTTAGAATTAATAATTGTCAATGCATAATTAAATGGCCACACCAAATAGGTGATAACTGTCGCTAACAACAAAACTCCCAGAACTAACAAAATTATCATCGGATTAAATTTAGATTTAGATCTAACTTTACGTTTTTTTACATGAACTAGTTTCGCTTTTTTACGTTCTTTTGATCTCATTGTTTTAATTCCACAGCAACAAACAGAATAAATCATTCCCTGATTTAAATAAATTCTGATTATTTCTCAAACAAAAATAAAATTAAAATTACAAAATTAAATTTATTCTTTAGAAACAGTAACTATTCTCACAATATCACTAATTACTCTAATCCTACATTCGCATTCTTCATCCCCATTCTTAAGTAAAACACAAGTCGACACCAAACAACATAAACAATTATTACCTAATAAGTAATAAGAAAATAATATAAATGCACTAAACTTAATTTTTCAGATGATCTCAAACTTATCAACAATTCAAATCATCGGTTTAAGTGTTGCAGTATTTCTTTTATTGTGGGCTTTAATTGTATTTCATTCTAGAAGAAAAACACATAGTCTCACAGGAACTGCTAAGCATGAAGCAGCAGCAAAAAAAAGAGATATCCATGCAGAAGATACACTAGCGCATGAAACAATTAAACGTTTGAGAAACGGTTCAAATCCTTTTAGTACAGATCAAATAAGATTCATAGTAACTGAAGGAGAGACAGTTCTTGCACACCTAAAAGAAGAAGTTAGAGTATTATTAGCAATCACTCAAGATTTGTGTCCTTGGTCAAATAAAAATGCATATGTTGTTGCAGATAAAAAAACTAAAAGAATTACATACATCAAACAAGGTCGACGACAAGATGTAGAAGAATCAATTCAAGCATTACATGATAAAGCAAAAACAACTAATTCAAGTAAATTATACAAAAGATTAGAAACATACAAATCAAAGATGTTACAACTAGAACAAAGACTATTAACAAATCATTTACCTGGAAATTATAAATTTAGCGATTATACAAAAAACTCCAAACTTTGGAAATCAAATGAAGTTTTAGGAAAGATCTTATACGGTACGGGAGTTTTAGCAACAATTATTCATGAAGCACATTCAGGAGACCCTCACGGTCAAAAAAACGCATATAAGTTTATTACAGAGATGGAATTAGACTTAAAAGAACTTGCAGATGCAATTGATGCACACTCAAAACATTTCTTAAGTCATCTTAAAAAAGAGTTAAAATAGAATCCCATAAAAAATCAACCCATTTAAGAAACTATTATAAATGATTAAAAGTTATTTATAAATAATTAAAAGTATTTTCAGAATTAAAGGGGTGTAATTTAAGTGCATAAGACTAATCATACTCATTCACTTTTCTTTTTCTTAAAAAACAAAGAAATGTCAGAGCTCTATCTTACCCTCGCATTTCGTAATTTCACATTAGGTTTATTATCATTATTTATTCCAGTTTTTTTATACAAACTAGGTTATTCATTCATTGCAATCATAATGTATTTTATTTGGTTTTATTTATTTGCATTTGTGGGTATTGCTAAAGGAACTTATCTTTGTAGTAAAATCGGAGTTAAACATACTATTTTTCTCAGTCTTCCTCTAACCTTAACATATTTTATTTTATTATATGGGTTAGAACAGTATAAAATTCCTTTAATTTTAATTGGACTTGTTAATGGTATTGGCGCAGGATTTTTTTGGAGCGCATTTCACGTTTATTTTTCTCATAATGGCAAAGATGGACATCGAGGTAAAGAAGTTAGTACTATGAATACAGTTCTTGCTATTGCCAGTGCATTCGCCCCAGTTATTGGAGGTGCAATTGCAGGCGGAGTATCATTCAAAGCATTATTTATTTTTGCAAGTGTTTGTTTGATGTGTTGTGCAATTCCCTTATTTTTAACAAAAGAAAAAAAGATGACAATTCCTTTCAAAACAAAACAATTATTCAGCAAAAAACATTTCTTAGAAGACGTTCCTTATATTGGCGAAGGAATGCGATTTACCACATTAGGTATTTTTTGGCCATTCTATA contains the following coding sequences:
- a CDS encoding MFS transporter; the protein is MHKTNHTHSLFFFLKNKEMSELYLTLAFRNFTLGLLSLFIPVFLYKLGYSFIAIIMYFIWFYLFAFVGIAKGTYLCSKIGVKHTIFLSLPLTLTYFILLYGLEQYKIPLILIGLVNGIGAGFFWSAFHVYFSHNGKDGHRGKEVSTMNTVLAIASAFAPVIGGAIAGGVSFKALFIFASVCLMCCAIPLFLTKEKKMTIPFKTKQLFSKKHFLEDVPYIGEGMRFTTLGIFWPFYIYLSGLGVLVMGLSLTLANFFYIIFTIIMGMITDTEKKMSLIKMGAVLHSASIFLRGFVTDVYSIMFLYAYGGITGPMLEVPFLSLFYENTSKTHGILVVVREFYLVIGRVFILLTGAILYYTTNSFFWTFVPIFILGGLSCYLTAVAHKFKKPEKS
- a CDS encoding polysaccharide deacetylase family protein; this translates as MRSKERKKAKLVHVKKRKVRSKSKFNPMIILLVLGVLLLATVITYLVWPFNYALTIINSKETPIISEITVLDSKGEVLFEGERHVLELRLWKGNYTVVLNSTGYEVEKFQVVNKIGFKINQDINATKMLTYRIISFTEFSFFDPTTALEMGPKIKIIGKNILGDYVDEEQLSNGSLIYGDYILYVYNNFFETQILMKGDELVQNGNESKKIVLQPNDKFMLISEREAENTMNFLADFILLSQKKLLDDADLGFPKQFYIYGTDTVISLGKMLFLFCEKQAYQENGIDTDFYFLPKNQNYWTIESVNNVTKCYEKSLIGAVPKNIGKNHLHKELARTLLGEKGAINYKLSELNTEVRGIDVAFTFDIESGRYVFDSSGIAISPCKSGNYSQGLLDSELVCNKPEFVGWMTPLNESVLFTNYAYPHVSGLVGYERILEYPGRYGIPITNYYVKKDLLAYAELSPELDKKSRKLVDKNLIEVGSHTRYHTHVNLVDESTALREMNLSREFLNEYFNTTVVGFRAPYNVMLGDELQHAKALEITGYEYFSQFGQFKGVVNGTSIKHKQWNSDWKYMSDIKHSEMRKMLKTKPYIITLDHPWNMAYDEGVYLVENPLLLNKHRANVLTIISNGGIIVKARDLDLNLDE